One part of the Marinobacter sp. M3C genome encodes these proteins:
- a CDS encoding FAD/NAD(P)-binding oxidoreductase, with the protein MQTNTAEQGNQHTVVIVGGGAAGISVAASLHKRDGTLDIAIIEPAQSHHYQPGWTMVGGGIFKPETTSKPMASVMPGFASWYKQTVRSVDELNNQVTLADGSVIGYQALVLAPGLELNWAGIDGLKEALGANGVTSNYQEGMASYTWEMVQTLKTGRALFSQPPMPIKCAGAPQKAMYLSADYWLRNGALNNIDIQFHNAGAVLFGVPDYVPALQSYIEKYGIELNYQNNLVSVNGPAHKATFRRTNADGTTEDREIGFDMLHAVPPQRAPEFIRQSPLANAGGWLDLEDDTLCHKRHSNIFGLGDVSGTANAKTAAAVRKQAPVVAENLISSLRKRPMTAAYLGYGSCPLTVENGRIVLAEFGYGGVLQPSFPTWINDGTKATRAAWFLKAKQLPGLYWHVMLKGHEWMAKPARRSV; encoded by the coding sequence ATGCAAACCAACACCGCAGAGCAGGGCAATCAGCACACCGTGGTTATTGTTGGGGGCGGGGCCGCGGGCATTTCCGTTGCTGCCAGCTTGCACAAACGAGACGGCACTCTGGATATCGCCATTATTGAACCCGCGCAAAGTCACCATTATCAGCCCGGTTGGACCATGGTCGGTGGCGGTATTTTCAAACCGGAAACTACCTCAAAACCGATGGCCAGCGTTATGCCGGGGTTTGCCTCATGGTACAAGCAAACAGTGCGCTCTGTAGACGAGCTGAACAATCAGGTCACGCTGGCCGACGGCTCTGTAATCGGGTACCAGGCCTTGGTGCTGGCGCCCGGATTAGAGCTGAACTGGGCCGGTATTGACGGGCTGAAAGAGGCGCTCGGCGCAAACGGTGTTACCTCCAACTACCAGGAGGGCATGGCAAGCTACACCTGGGAAATGGTCCAGACTCTTAAAACCGGGCGCGCTTTGTTCAGCCAGCCCCCCATGCCCATCAAATGTGCCGGTGCGCCGCAGAAGGCCATGTATTTGTCAGCAGATTACTGGCTGCGCAACGGGGCTCTGAACAACATCGACATTCAATTCCATAACGCCGGTGCGGTTCTGTTTGGCGTTCCCGATTATGTGCCAGCGCTGCAAAGTTACATTGAAAAGTACGGTATTGAGCTTAACTACCAAAACAATCTAGTGTCGGTGAACGGCCCTGCACACAAAGCAACGTTCCGCCGCACAAACGCTGACGGTACAACCGAAGACCGCGAAATCGGCTTTGACATGCTGCACGCCGTGCCGCCCCAACGCGCTCCTGAGTTTATCCGCCAATCCCCATTGGCCAACGCCGGCGGTTGGCTGGACCTGGAAGACGACACGCTTTGCCACAAACGCCACAGCAACATCTTTGGCCTGGGAGACGTGAGTGGAACGGCAAACGCGAAAACCGCGGCCGCTGTGCGCAAACAGGCCCCGGTGGTTGCCGAAAACCTGATCTCCAGCCTGCGCAAGCGGCCCATGACAGCGGCCTATCTCGGGTATGGATCCTGCCCGTTAACCGTGGAGAACGGCCGTATTGTGCTGGCTGAGTTTGGCTACGGCGGGGTACTGCAACCCAGCTTTCCGACCTGGATAAACGACGGCACCAAAGCCACAAGAGCCGCCTGGTTTCTAAAAGCCAAGCAGCTGCCGGGCCTGTATTGGCATGTTATGCTCAAAGGCCACGAATGGATGGCCAAGCCGGCGCGCCGCTCGGTCTGA
- a CDS encoding DUF4864 domain-containing protein, with the protein MEQQLTNTIKSVVLFLIISVGFAFVWASQSFASDNDEEVEIQDTLEIQDTLKIQDSILRQIEAFANNDDEQAWAYASEGIKRRFGSSQVFVDMVREAYPAVHNATQIEFTENVPHGIFHIQVVKLKGPEGKSWDAYYRMVQIEGVWKIAGVRLQPADLGI; encoded by the coding sequence ATGGAGCAGCAACTTACCAACACTATAAAGAGCGTTGTTCTGTTTCTGATAATAAGTGTGGGGTTTGCATTTGTCTGGGCATCCCAGTCTTTTGCCAGCGATAATGACGAAGAAGTCGAAATTCAAGACACTCTCGAAATTCAAGATACGCTCAAGATTCAGGACTCTATCCTGCGCCAGATCGAAGCGTTTGCTAACAACGACGATGAGCAAGCCTGGGCCTATGCATCCGAGGGTATCAAGCGCCGCTTTGGATCGTCACAGGTGTTTGTGGATATGGTGCGCGAGGCCTATCCTGCCGTACACAATGCCACTCAGATTGAGTTCACCGAAAATGTGCCTCACGGTATTTTTCACATTCAGGTCGTAAAGCTCAAAGGCCCCGAGGGCAAATCCTGGGACGCCTACTATCGAATGGTTCAGATAGAAGGTGTGTGGAAAATTGCTGGTGTGCGCCTGCAACCGGCTGATTTAGGCATTTAA
- the recC gene encoding exodeoxyribonuclease V subunit gamma, which yields MAAPSTNATSDNPHITPGFHAVHANHLEDLRRAVVFICQQNPLPPLQSETFLVQSNGIAQWLKLALAEKRSEDGSEGGLGIAAGMDFLFPARFIWQAYRAVLPDGDVPEQSPFDKSRLVWRLYRLLPELVLTDEAFNPLARFLEGSDTDLRAFQLAEKVADLFDQYQVFRADWLAAWEQGRDVVISTRNGEKPIEEDTRWQPMLWRKLVEDTGAEAHTSRSQIHTRFMTQGQQVAAPAHPSRLPKRIVVFGVSSLPRQALEALYVLSRFSQVVLCVHNPSRFYWADIVSDRELLKAERKRGASHPTLSQIDDADQLHQHANPLLAAWGKQGRDYIRLLDEFDNPDEYRHSFQTPDQKIDIFFEHGSGQVIRLLHQLQNDIYNLTPLQEIRAEQRELNLQDDHSMVFHDAHSPQREVEILHDQLLAAFNADATLRPRDIMVMVPDINVYAPHIQAVFGRYTSGRKRHIPFTISDQGQRNHEPVLIALETLMSLPRHRFGVSEIISLLEVPGIRDRFEIAEEEIPLARRWVEGANIRWGLHGAHRESLELPADLERNTWQSGLRSMLLGYGMGDDEPWAGVQPYGEIGGLQASLAGRLGDFVYRLENLWQDLQANRTPQQWEALFAAMLEQFFHKVESHDLLLLNRFRRQLEQWLDNTLAAGLEQQLLPLNIVKDVLLDGLDEGGLNQRFLAGKVNFATLMPMRAIPFRTVCLLGMNDGDYPRSRPPVDFDLMAQDYRPGDRSRREDDRYLFLEAMLSAREQFYISWVGRSIRDDSPRPPSVLVGQLQDHLNGLWQLPGQPNVVITDALTTCHPLQPFSRDYFPQTRHARSLFTYEHEWRSAHGTVSTDAQQQALAYQQPEEPITLNDLSGFLKKPIDTFYQRRLQVRFEDVEADDTDTENFDLNGLDRWRLDTELIEQSVLKASNEEDLEQHLETTLDRMARRGDLGMGITEHRLRNELSGRLPNLFERYQSALAEWPEEVGEPLPFEYRLVNSIGSIEVLDLIDHLRRNSEGKLCRVVIAGSSLLTGSGNTKKIRYANLMRDWVIHLAGQMAAQPFETLILGKEEKRNVRFAPLPKETARKHLDAILARWMDGSTRALPVHCEAGFAWIYSFYQSKKFLGEHERAISDAEQAYTTALERDTGYLRGAFESAELLLESGEFEALLHELYVPLWEAEQDKSAAGQFEDKV from the coding sequence ATGGCCGCTCCGTCCACAAATGCCACCAGTGATAACCCACACATTACCCCCGGTTTTCACGCCGTTCACGCCAACCATCTGGAAGACCTGCGCCGGGCCGTGGTGTTTATTTGCCAACAAAACCCGCTGCCGCCGCTGCAAAGCGAAACGTTTCTGGTGCAAAGCAACGGCATTGCCCAGTGGTTAAAACTGGCGTTGGCGGAAAAACGCTCAGAGGATGGCAGTGAAGGCGGTTTGGGCATTGCCGCCGGTATGGATTTTTTATTCCCGGCGCGGTTTATCTGGCAGGCCTACCGCGCTGTATTGCCAGACGGCGACGTACCAGAGCAATCCCCCTTTGATAAAAGCCGGCTGGTGTGGCGATTGTACCGGCTGTTACCAGAACTGGTTCTTACAGATGAGGCGTTCAACCCTCTGGCACGCTTTTTAGAAGGCAGCGACACGGATTTGCGGGCATTTCAACTGGCAGAAAAAGTGGCGGACCTTTTCGATCAATACCAGGTGTTCCGCGCCGATTGGCTGGCGGCCTGGGAGCAGGGCCGGGATGTGGTGATTAGCACTCGTAATGGTGAAAAACCGATTGAGGAAGATACCCGCTGGCAGCCAATGCTGTGGCGCAAGCTGGTGGAAGACACCGGCGCCGAAGCACACACCAGTCGCTCGCAGATTCACACCCGTTTTATGACACAGGGCCAACAAGTTGCGGCACCCGCCCATCCGAGCCGCTTACCAAAACGCATTGTGGTGTTTGGCGTATCGTCGTTGCCACGCCAGGCGCTTGAGGCCCTGTACGTGCTTAGCCGCTTTAGTCAGGTGGTGCTTTGCGTTCACAATCCCTCGCGGTTCTACTGGGCCGATATTGTTAGCGATCGCGAACTGCTCAAAGCCGAGCGCAAGCGCGGTGCCAGCCACCCTACGCTGTCGCAGATAGACGATGCTGACCAGCTGCATCAACACGCCAATCCACTGTTGGCCGCCTGGGGTAAACAGGGTAGGGATTACATTCGCCTACTGGATGAATTCGACAACCCCGACGAGTACCGCCATAGCTTTCAGACGCCGGATCAGAAAATCGACATCTTTTTCGAGCATGGTAGCGGGCAGGTAATCCGCTTACTGCATCAGCTTCAGAACGACATTTACAATCTGACCCCGTTGCAGGAGATTCGCGCTGAACAGCGCGAACTGAATCTGCAAGACGACCATTCCATGGTGTTTCACGACGCCCACAGCCCACAACGGGAAGTGGAAATACTGCACGACCAGCTGCTGGCCGCGTTCAACGCAGACGCCACTCTGCGCCCCCGCGACATCATGGTAATGGTGCCAGACATCAACGTGTATGCGCCCCATATTCAGGCCGTGTTTGGCCGCTATACCTCCGGGCGCAAGCGCCATATTCCGTTCACCATTTCCGATCAGGGCCAGCGCAACCACGAACCGGTGCTGATAGCTCTGGAAACCCTGATGTCGCTGCCGCGCCACCGCTTTGGCGTAAGCGAGATCATCAGCCTGTTGGAAGTGCCCGGCATTCGTGACCGGTTCGAGATTGCCGAAGAAGAAATCCCCTTGGCGCGGCGCTGGGTAGAAGGCGCCAATATTCGTTGGGGCCTGCACGGTGCCCACCGGGAAAGCCTGGAGCTGCCCGCCGATCTGGAACGCAACACCTGGCAATCCGGCCTGCGTTCCATGCTTTTAGGTTACGGCATGGGCGACGACGAACCCTGGGCCGGCGTTCAGCCCTACGGCGAAATTGGCGGCTTGCAGGCCAGCCTGGCCGGGCGCCTTGGGGACTTTGTCTACCGACTGGAGAACCTCTGGCAAGACCTGCAGGCAAACCGCACACCGCAACAGTGGGAAGCGCTGTTCGCCGCCATGCTGGAACAGTTTTTCCACAAGGTAGAAAGCCATGACTTGTTGCTGCTGAACCGCTTTCGCCGCCAGCTGGAACAATGGCTGGACAACACCCTGGCCGCGGGGCTGGAACAACAGCTGTTACCATTAAACATTGTAAAAGACGTGCTACTGGATGGCCTGGATGAAGGCGGCCTGAACCAGCGTTTTTTGGCTGGCAAGGTGAACTTCGCCACATTGATGCCCATGCGCGCCATACCGTTTCGCACGGTGTGCCTGCTGGGCATGAACGACGGTGATTACCCACGCTCGCGGCCACCGGTGGATTTCGACCTGATGGCGCAAGACTACCGGCCAGGCGACCGTTCCCGGCGGGAAGACGACCGCTATCTGTTTTTGGAAGCCATGCTGTCCGCCCGCGAACAGTTTTACATCAGCTGGGTAGGCCGCAGCATTCGCGACGATTCACCACGGCCGCCATCGGTGCTGGTGGGCCAATTGCAGGATCATTTGAACGGCTTGTGGCAACTGCCAGGGCAGCCCAATGTAGTGATAACGGATGCACTGACCACCTGCCACCCGCTTCAACCGTTCAGCCGAGACTATTTTCCCCAAACCCGACACGCCCGCAGCCTGTTTACCTACGAACACGAATGGCGCAGTGCCCACGGCACCGTCTCGACGGACGCTCAACAGCAGGCGCTGGCGTACCAGCAGCCGGAAGAACCTATCACCCTGAATGATCTGTCCGGCTTTTTGAAAAAACCGATAGACACGTTTTACCAGCGCCGCCTGCAAGTGCGCTTTGAAGACGTGGAAGCCGACGACACCGACACCGAAAACTTTGATTTGAACGGCCTCGACCGCTGGCGCCTGGACACCGAACTGATTGAACAGAGCGTGCTAAAAGCCAGCAACGAAGAAGATCTGGAACAACATCTGGAAACCACTCTGGACCGCATGGCCCGGCGCGGCGACCTTGGCATGGGCATCACCGAGCACCGGCTGCGCAACGAGCTGTCTGGCCGGCTGCCAAATTTATTCGAACGTTATCAAAGCGCGCTGGCCGAATGGCCCGAGGAAGTTGGCGAACCGCTGCCGTTTGAATATCGCCTGGTCAACAGCATCGGCTCGATTGAAGTGCTGGATCTGATTGACCATCTGCGCCGCAATTCAGAGGGCAAGCTCTGCCGGGTGGTCATCGCCGGCTCCAGCCTGCTCACTGGCAGCGGCAATACCAAAAAAATTCGCTACGCCAATCTGATGCGCGACTGGGTCATTCACCTGGCCGGGCAAATGGCAGCGCAGCCCTTTGAAACCCTGATTCTGGGCAAAGAAGAAAAGCGTAATGTGCGCTTTGCGCCTCTGCCCAAAGAAACAGCACGCAAGCACCTGGATGCGATACTGGCGCGCTGGATGGACGGCAGCACCCGCGCGCTGCCGGTGCACTGCGAAGCCGGTTTTGCCTGGATTTACAGCTTTTACCAAAGCAAAAAGTTTCTCGGTGAGCACGAACGCGCCATTAGCGACGCCGAACAGGCCTACACCACCGCGCTGGAGCGCGACACCGGCTATTTGCGCGGCGCGTTTGAAAGCGCTGAATTGTTGCTGGAAAGCGGCGAATTTGAAGCCCTGTTGCACGAGCTCTACGTGCCCCTGTGGGAAGCCGAGCAAGACAAATCCGCCGCCGGTCAGTTTGAGGACAAGGTATGA
- a CDS encoding ATP-dependent DNA helicase: MKVAVRTLCEFAAREGDLDFRYTPAPSAEEGIAGHQAIQAKRGYGYKSEYPVSGGCLGLALSGRADVYNPHSGLLEEIKTHRGDVSRIRSHQRALHRAQLRAYGALLCRQEKRKTVKLALVYFDIGNNRETSISETARADELWQELEVLCDRYRLWAESEAHHREQRNIRLSGLRFPFAQFRPRQRQLAETVYKNTVKGGTLLLEAPTGLGKTLGTLFPALMAMPAANQDVLCYLTCRNTARQLAVDAVDRLRSAQEAPQIWPLRTLELVSKADACEYPDKACHGDSCPLAKGFFDRLPDARVEAAQADSTLTQKALAKIAAGHNICPYFLAQEMARWCDLVIGDVNRMFDQSALMHGLTRQNQWKTAVLVDEAHNLVDRGRGMYSVQLDQQRLLKLRKTAPKVLKPHLDRTARAWQGVIRDQAEAGTAPVFLSTLPASLTGSLQGLVSGLTDYLADNAPDLALQEVLFESVAFMKLADSFADHSLCEFRREGRGRASLTIQNLVPADFLRDRFQTASSVLLFSATLSPGVYYRDLLGLPEDSCFTSLASPFGAEQLQVNFTPRISTRQAHRESSVTPIAELIAQQYRQRPGHYLAFFSSFKYLNEVNVALSSIAADVPQRSQQPGMSPQQRKDFLAGFRAESGSVAFAVLGGVFSEGIDLPGDQLIGAFVATLGLPPFDAWHDILKQRLQQRFGAGYDYTYLIPGLQKVAQAAGRVIRTPEDEGVIWLIDDRFLQPQIRQLLPGWWFNTEVAK, from the coding sequence ATGAAAGTGGCAGTTCGCACGTTGTGCGAGTTCGCTGCCCGTGAAGGTGATCTGGATTTTCGCTACACCCCGGCGCCCAGCGCCGAAGAGGGCATTGCTGGCCATCAGGCGATTCAGGCCAAGCGTGGCTACGGCTACAAAAGTGAGTACCCGGTCAGCGGCGGATGCCTGGGTCTAGCGCTGTCTGGCCGTGCCGATGTGTATAACCCGCACTCCGGACTGCTGGAAGAAATCAAAACCCACCGTGGCGACGTGTCGCGCATTCGCTCCCATCAGCGCGCGCTACACCGGGCTCAGCTGCGGGCTTACGGTGCTTTACTGTGCCGTCAGGAAAAGCGTAAAACCGTAAAGTTGGCGCTGGTGTACTTCGATATTGGCAACAACCGGGAAACGTCGATCAGCGAAACCGCCCGCGCCGACGAGCTCTGGCAAGAGCTGGAAGTGCTGTGTGATCGCTACCGGCTGTGGGCAGAAAGCGAAGCTCATCACCGGGAGCAGCGGAATATTCGCCTGTCTGGACTGCGCTTTCCGTTTGCGCAGTTTCGCCCGCGCCAACGCCAGCTTGCGGAAACCGTTTACAAAAATACTGTGAAGGGCGGCACCTTGCTGCTGGAAGCGCCAACCGGCCTGGGCAAAACTCTGGGCACTTTGTTCCCTGCACTCATGGCCATGCCGGCGGCGAATCAGGACGTGCTGTGTTACCTCACCTGCCGCAACACCGCCCGCCAGCTGGCGGTAGACGCAGTCGACCGCTTGCGGTCGGCGCAGGAAGCACCGCAAATCTGGCCGTTAAGAACCTTGGAACTGGTGTCTAAAGCCGATGCTTGCGAGTACCCAGACAAAGCCTGCCATGGCGATTCCTGCCCCTTGGCCAAAGGTTTTTTTGACCGCCTGCCAGACGCCCGTGTCGAAGCCGCTCAGGCCGATTCCACATTGACCCAGAAGGCGCTTGCAAAGATCGCCGCCGGCCATAATATTTGCCCCTACTTTCTGGCCCAGGAAATGGCGCGTTGGTGTGATCTGGTGATTGGCGATGTAAACCGGATGTTTGATCAGTCTGCCCTGATGCACGGCCTGACCCGGCAGAACCAGTGGAAAACCGCGGTGTTGGTGGACGAAGCCCACAATCTGGTGGATCGCGGCCGCGGTATGTATTCGGTGCAGCTGGATCAGCAGCGGCTTTTGAAGCTGCGTAAAACCGCGCCGAAGGTCTTGAAACCCCATCTGGACCGCACTGCCCGGGCATGGCAGGGGGTGATTCGTGACCAAGCCGAAGCCGGCACGGCGCCGGTGTTTCTGAGTACTTTGCCCGCGTCGCTGACCGGTAGCCTGCAGGGCCTGGTATCCGGGCTTACGGATTACCTGGCGGATAACGCGCCGGACCTCGCGTTGCAGGAAGTCCTGTTCGAGTCGGTTGCTTTTATGAAGCTGGCGGATTCGTTCGCCGACCATTCCCTGTGTGAATTTCGCCGCGAAGGCCGCGGCCGCGCCAGCCTGACCATTCAGAATCTGGTGCCGGCGGATTTCCTGCGTGACCGGTTTCAAACGGCGTCATCGGTATTGCTGTTTTCCGCGACCTTGAGTCCCGGCGTGTATTACCGGGATTTGCTGGGGTTGCCGGAAGACAGCTGTTTTACCTCCCTGGCCAGCCCGTTCGGCGCTGAACAGCTACAGGTGAACTTTACGCCCAGAATCAGCACCCGCCAGGCCCACCGCGAGTCGTCGGTAACGCCTATTGCCGAGCTGATCGCGCAGCAATATCGCCAGCGCCCAGGCCACTATCTGGCGTTTTTCAGCAGTTTTAAATATCTGAACGAGGTCAATGTGGCGCTGAGCAGCATCGCCGCAGATGTGCCCCAACGTTCACAGCAGCCAGGCATGAGCCCACAGCAACGCAAAGATTTTCTGGCAGGGTTCCGCGCTGAATCCGGCAGTGTGGCTTTTGCGGTTCTGGGGGGCGTGTTCAGTGAAGGTATCGATTTACCGGGGGACCAGCTGATTGGCGCCTTTGTGGCCACCCTGGGTCTGCCGCCCTTTGATGCCTGGCACGACATTTTGAAACAGCGCCTACAACAGCGCTTTGGCGCAGGTTACGACTACACCTATCTGATTCCCGGCCTGCAGAAAGTGGCGCAAGCCGCGGGACGTGTGATTCGAACGCCAGAAGACGAAGGGGTGATCTGGCTGATTGACGACCGATTTTTGCAACCGCAGATTCGCCAATTATTGCCGGGTTGGTGGTTTAACACAGAGGTCGCCAAATAG
- a CDS encoding VRR-NUC domain-containing protein, producing MSIKNHHLNDRPAAANLDNPLYYLENMETVVGWVARHHSDLLLAPENTRLSKFFDLGRPARALLTRMVMRSGDLFRVDKLNYPELGSPESDALNELIAADWLDTAPRLMLDDLFRLFTLAELRPAFAPVLAQAGFAKNLAKVQMREVLQGVFSDALTVVGWLGDSGAPVVRVQTMALFDRVRLMFFGNLRQSWSDFVLVELGHHRYEQVQFTSEARAFSERSQVDTYLAMHHCRECLDAGMPAAEVWPQVPQPSDNPWLTSRRDRLLLELGRQAERQGERKLALEALAASGHREARLKQLRLLERMKRFDEAWAIAANWQQAELSDAEAQGLARILKRLAAKVKQAAPLAPQPPPLHEFTLRLPQTGRSVERVVRDHLSSPEAPVFYMENTLINSLFGLLCWNTIFKPIPGAFFHPFHSGPADLLREDFVSRRQAAFDQCFAMLHDGDYRQQILDTYAAKQGITNPFVTWPALNDELLTLALDCIPALDLHILFERILLNIREHRSGFPDLVRFYPGNPHTRPRYEMIEVKGPGDRLQDHQIRWLQFFGSKGIAASVCYLRWETGEAAL from the coding sequence ATGTCCATAAAGAATCATCACCTGAATGACAGGCCCGCCGCGGCGAATCTTGACAACCCCCTGTACTACCTGGAAAACATGGAAACGGTGGTTGGGTGGGTGGCTCGCCATCACTCCGACCTGCTGTTGGCGCCGGAGAATACCAGGCTAAGCAAGTTCTTTGATTTGGGCCGTCCTGCCCGCGCTTTGTTGACCCGGATGGTGATGCGCAGCGGTGATCTGTTCAGAGTTGATAAACTGAATTACCCGGAGCTGGGCAGCCCTGAATCCGATGCATTGAATGAGCTGATTGCGGCGGACTGGCTGGATACTGCTCCTAGGCTGATGCTGGACGACCTGTTTCGCCTGTTCACGTTGGCCGAACTTCGCCCGGCATTTGCGCCGGTTCTGGCGCAGGCCGGTTTCGCCAAAAACCTGGCCAAAGTACAGATGCGCGAGGTGTTGCAGGGCGTTTTTTCCGATGCGCTGACCGTTGTGGGCTGGTTGGGTGATTCTGGCGCGCCGGTAGTGCGAGTGCAAACAATGGCACTGTTCGACCGCGTTCGTTTGATGTTCTTCGGCAACCTGCGCCAAAGCTGGTCGGATTTTGTGCTGGTGGAGCTGGGCCACCACCGCTATGAGCAAGTGCAATTCACCTCTGAAGCGAGAGCTTTCTCAGAGCGCAGCCAAGTGGACACTTATCTGGCCATGCACCACTGCAGGGAATGTCTGGACGCTGGGATGCCGGCTGCTGAGGTGTGGCCCCAAGTGCCGCAACCTTCCGACAATCCGTGGCTGACCAGTCGCCGCGATCGTCTCTTGTTGGAGTTGGGCCGGCAGGCGGAACGTCAGGGCGAGCGAAAATTGGCTTTGGAAGCACTGGCTGCTAGCGGTCATCGGGAAGCCCGATTGAAACAACTGCGATTGTTGGAGCGAATGAAACGTTTTGACGAAGCCTGGGCTATTGCCGCCAACTGGCAGCAGGCAGAGCTAAGCGACGCCGAGGCCCAGGGCCTGGCGCGGATTCTGAAGCGATTGGCGGCCAAAGTGAAACAGGCCGCTCCGTTGGCACCACAGCCGCCCCCGCTTCACGAGTTCACGTTGAGGCTGCCGCAAACGGGTCGCTCAGTTGAGCGGGTTGTTCGTGACCACCTGTCGAGCCCCGAAGCACCGGTGTTTTATATGGAAAACACCCTGATAAACAGCCTGTTTGGTCTGCTGTGCTGGAACACCATATTCAAACCCATACCCGGCGCTTTCTTTCATCCGTTTCACAGTGGCCCGGCGGACCTGCTGCGGGAAGATTTTGTCAGCCGGCGCCAGGCCGCGTTCGACCAGTGCTTTGCGATGCTACACGATGGCGACTATCGCCAGCAGATACTGGATACCTACGCCGCCAAGCAGGGCATTACCAACCCCTTTGTGACCTGGCCTGCCCTGAACGACGAGCTGCTAACGCTGGCGCTGGACTGTATTCCAGCGTTGGATTTACACATTCTGTTTGAGCGTATTTTGCTGAATATTCGCGAACATCGCAGTGGTTTCCCCGATCTTGTCCGCTTTTACCCGGGAAACCCGCACACCAGGCCGCGATACGAAATGATTGAAGTGAAGGGCCCTGGCGATCGCCTGCAGGATCACCAGATCCGATGGCTCCAGTTTTTTGGGAGCAAGGGCATCGCCGCCAGCGTGTGTTATCTGCGCTGGGAAACCGGTGAGGCGGCGTTATGA
- a CDS encoding HlyD family efflux transporter periplasmic adaptor subunit, with translation MPGSSSKVRSRLIITLAVIAVLALVAWYVVPEKNALAEHIASGNGRIEATQVDIATRIPGRLLTFFAAEGDLIDAGSPVAEMDTAEIQATLAAAQANLSQAVQAERLADAIVAQRESERRLARAELGRFESLVAKGHVSREQLDRARTTAETADAALQASKAQVLSAQAGINAAKANIHKIETTIDDSHLNSPVGGRVLYRLAEPGEVLPAGGKVATVLDVTDVYLTIFLPTTQAGKVRVGSEARIVLDALPDFVVPAEVSFVAAEAQFTPKAVETRTEREKLMFRVRIRINPELLDAYRDRVKTGVPGVAYVRLNESLPWPEQLQVMLPNG, from the coding sequence ATGCCTGGCTCAAGCTCTAAAGTCCGCTCGAGACTGATAATAACTCTGGCGGTTATTGCCGTGCTCGCCCTTGTCGCCTGGTACGTCGTACCAGAGAAAAACGCTCTTGCTGAGCATATCGCTTCGGGCAATGGCCGCATAGAAGCTACCCAGGTTGATATTGCCACCCGCATTCCTGGTCGCCTGCTGACCTTTTTTGCGGCCGAGGGCGATCTGATTGATGCCGGCAGCCCGGTGGCCGAAATGGACACGGCTGAAATTCAAGCCACCCTGGCCGCCGCTCAAGCCAACTTAAGCCAGGCGGTTCAGGCCGAGCGCCTGGCCGATGCCATTGTGGCCCAGCGGGAAAGTGAACGGCGCCTGGCCCGGGCCGAGCTCGGGCGGTTTGAATCTCTGGTTGCCAAGGGCCATGTGTCCCGCGAACAGTTGGACCGCGCCCGCACCACCGCAGAGACTGCAGACGCCGCATTGCAGGCGTCAAAGGCTCAGGTATTGTCAGCTCAAGCTGGCATCAACGCTGCTAAGGCCAACATCCACAAAATTGAAACCACCATTGATGACAGCCACCTGAATAGCCCGGTAGGTGGCCGCGTGCTGTATCGGCTGGCTGAACCGGGTGAAGTGCTGCCGGCTGGCGGAAAAGTGGCCACGGTGCTGGACGTAACCGACGTGTACCTCACCATTTTTCTGCCCACCACCCAGGCTGGCAAAGTGCGGGTGGGCTCCGAAGCCCGCATTGTTCTGGATGCCCTGCCCGATTTTGTCGTGCCGGCTGAGGTAAGCTTTGTGGCCGCAGAGGCCCAGTTCACGCCCAAGGCGGTGGAAACCCGCACCGAGCGCGAGAAATTGATGTTCCGGGTGCGCATTCGAATCAACCCCGAACTGCTAGACGCCTATCGCGATCGGGTGAAAACCGGCGTGCCGGGTGTTGCCTATGTTCGTCTGAATGAAAGCTTGCCTTGGCCAGAACAGCTGCAAGTAATGCTTCCTAATGGATAG
- a CDS encoding VOC family protein — translation MIGYVTIGVSDMEKAKKFYTDLLGNMGAKVLLDLGRIAFIGKDMKSPMMAVCTPFDGSPNHPGNGNMLAFQPGSKEAVDTYYQKAIELGANCDGEPGQRIPNQFYGAYAKDPDGNKVAFYHFG, via the coding sequence ATGATTGGATACGTAACGATAGGTGTCAGCGATATGGAAAAAGCCAAGAAATTCTACACGGATCTTCTGGGTAACATGGGTGCAAAGGTCCTGCTGGATTTGGGCCGCATTGCCTTTATCGGTAAAGACATGAAATCCCCCATGATGGCCGTTTGTACGCCGTTTGACGGTTCGCCGAACCACCCCGGTAACGGCAATATGCTAGCGTTTCAGCCAGGCTCAAAAGAAGCAGTTGATACCTATTATCAGAAAGCCATCGAATTGGGTGCAAACTGCGACGGTGAGCCAGGGCAGCGTATTCCAAACCAGTTCTACGGCGCCTACGCGAAAGACCCGGACGGCAACAAAGTGGCCTTTTACCACTTCGGCTAA